The Paraburkholderia dioscoreae DNA window GAGAACAGGCCGCAGCCGAACGCGCGGCGGCTGAGCAGGCCGCGGCAGAACGCGTAGCCGAAGAACAGGCCGCGGCAGAGCGAGCAGCCGAAGAACAGACTGCAGCGGAACGCGCAACGGCAGAGCAGGCCGCAGCAGAACGCGCGGAAGCAGAGCAGGAAGCGGCCGGACATATGTCGGCAGAGCCGGCGGCAGAACGCGCCGCAACCCAACAAGCGGCATCCGGCCACGAAGCCACCGCTCACGCAACCTCCCCCGCGCAAGATCCCGCCGCGCCCCCGCGCGTCTGGCAAGAGCGCGACGTCACATCTGCATCTGTCGAACCCGCGCAAGTCGATCCGAACATTGCGCCGTCCGCTCAGAGCGATTTCACGCCCGAACCTCTTCCCGCGCCGCCCCTCGATCACTTCGACGACGCGACCCTGGCCGCGAGCCTCGCCGCCGCCGCGGAACTCGGCGCCGAGGCCTTGCCGCTGGCGCCGCCCGAGCCTCTCGACGGAGCCTTTCCGCATGAGGAACCCGTTCATCGTCTGCAATGGGACGATGAGCCGGCCGCACCGCAGGAACCGCTGCCCGAAGCGGCACCGCTGGCGCAATCCCAACCCGCGCCCGCCGTGCCGACCGAGTTTCCGCGCGACGCCGTCGATGCCTTCGGCAGCCTCGACATGCCGCTGCCACCGCGCGTCGAGTCGTCCGCCGACCACGTGCATGTGCCCGCTTCGCTGTCGACGCAGCCGGTATCGTCACAGGAAGCCACGGCGAAACAATCCGCGGCCGAACACCACCCGGACGACACGCCGCACATCGCCGACGAGATCGACGCCGGCACAGCAGGCCACGCGGCCGTCGCCGGGCTGGGTGCCGGCTTGGGTACGGGTTTGGGCGCGGGCCTCGGTGCGCCCGGCTTCGGCGCGTTGAAGCTCGATTTCGACCTCGAGCTGCCGCCCGGCCCAGCCGAGCCGTTGCCGACGTTCACGCAGGCCGATCTCATCCGCATTGCCCGCAACAAGCTCGATCTGGCTGCCGAGTACATCGAACTCGGCGATCTGTCCGGCGCGCGCGCGCTCATCAACGAAGTGATCGAGACGAACGATCCGGGTACGCGCACCGAGGCCCGCGCGCTGCTCTCGACGCTCGCCCCGTTGTCGTGAAGCGTATTGCTTTAGGCGTCCAGTACGACGGCTCAGCATTCTGCGGCTGGCAGTCGCAACCGCACGGCAACACCGTGCAGGACGAGCTCGAACGGGCGCTGCGCGAATTCGCGCAAACGCCAGTGCAAACCATCGTCGCGGGCCGCACGGATACAGGGGTGCACGGTCTCGGCCAGGTCGTGCATTTCGATACCGAAATCGATCGCGCAGATGTTTCCTGGGTTCGCGGCACCAATTCATTTTTGCCGAAGACGATCTCGGTGCAATGGGCCAAGCCGATGCCCGACGAATTCCATGCCCGTTTCTCGGCGTTCGAACGCACGTATTACTACGTGCTGTACGTCCATCCGGTGCGCTCGCCGATGCTGGCGACGCGCGCCGGCTGGGTGCATACGGCGCTCGACGTCGACGCGATGCAGGCGGCGGCCGCTCATCTGATCGGCGAGCATGACTTTTCGGCTTTTCGTTCGTCGCAATGCCAGTCGAAAACGCCGATCAAACATCTGCACCAGATCGACGTGCGGCAGCACGGCGACTTCGTTCATTTCCGTTTTCGGGCGAATGCGTTCCTGCACCACATGGTGCGCAACCTGATGGGCTGTCTGGTCTACATCGGCCGTGGTCGTCGGCCGGTCGAATGGATGGCCGAAGTGCTCGCGAGCCGTGATCGCGACTTCGCCGCGCCAACCTTCATGCCCGACGGCCTATATCTGGCGCAGGTGGGCTATCCTGAGCAATTCGCCGTGCCCGCGCCGCAGACAGGCAGCGTGCCGTGGAGTACCGTATGGACCGAGCAGGCGCAAACATGAAATCAACCGAAAACCTCGCGAGAGAATCCAACACTGACGTGGAGCAGCAGGCCGTGCCGCATCGCACGCGCATCAAGCTGTGCGGGCTGTCGAAGCCCGAAGACGTGGCCCACGCGATCAACCTCGGCGCGGATGCGATCGGCCTCGTGTTCTACCCGCCGAGCCCGCGTTCGGTCAGCATCGCACAGGCGGTCGAACTGGTGCACGACGTGCCGCCGTTCGTCTCGGTGGTCGGGCTGTTCGTCAATGCCACGCCGGACTGGATCCGCGAAGTAGTGAGCAACGTCGGGCTCACGCTGTTGCAATTTCACGGCGACGAGACCGCGGAGCAGTGCGAATCGCTCGCCGGCGTTGCGGGTTTGCCTTGGTTGCGCGCGTTGCGCGTTGCGGCGGATACTCAGCCGGCCGATTTGGTAAAATCGGCTCTCAGCTATTCAGCAGCCAGCGGCCTTCTGTTCGACACGCATGTCGAAGGGTACGGCGGCGGCGGGAAGGTCTTCGATTGGTCACTTATTCCAGCAGGGCTCGCGCGTCGGGCCGTTTTGAGTGGTGGGTTGAGCGCGCAAAACGTCAGTGATGCGATCCATCGCGTGCGCCCGTACGCGGTCGATGTCTCGAGCGGCATCGAATCCCCGGGCGCCAAGGGCGTGAAAGATCACGCCCGGATGGCGGCGTTCGTACGCGCGGTGCGCGCAGCGGACGCCGAATGATTCCGGCGCCGCGGTGCTCTCGCACGAGAGCCGCGCGCCACACTGAGAAGAGTGATCGCAATGTATAACTTGCCTGACGAAAGAGGCCATTTCGGCCAGTTTGGCGGCACGTTCGTCGCCGAAACGCTGGTTCATGCGCTCGACGAGTTGCGTGCAGCGTACGAAAAATATCAGAAAGACCCGGAATTCGTCGCTGAATATGAGCGCGAATTGAAGTATTTCGTCGGCCGTCCGTCGCCGATTTATCACGCACAGCGCTGGAGCGAAATGCTCGGCGGCGCGCAAATTTTCCTCAAACGCGAGGATCTGAATCACACCGGCGCACACAAGATCAACAACGTCATCGGCCAGGCGCTGCTCGCGAGGCGCATGGGCAAACCGCGCGTGATCGCGGAAACCGGCGCCGGCCAGCACGGCGTGGCCACGGCCACCATCGCCGCGCGTTTCGGCATGGAGTGCGTGGTCTACATGGGCGCCGAAGACGTGCGCCGCCAGGCCGCCAACGTGTACCGCATGAAGTTGCTGGGCGCGACTGTCGTGCCGGTCGAGTCGGGCTCGCGTACGCTGAAAGACGCGTTGAATGAAGCCATGCGCGATTGGGTTACTAACGTGGAAGATACGTTCTACATCATCGGCACAGTGGCGGGACCGCATCCCTACCCAATGATGGTGCGCGACTTCCAGCGTGTAATCGGCGACGAATGCAAGGTGCAGATGCCGGAGCTGGTCGGTCGTCAGCCGGATGCAGTGATCGCGTGCGTTGGGGGCGGTTCGAACGCAATGGGGATCTTTTACCCCTATATTGACGACGCTTCGGTGAAATTGATCGGCGTCGAAGCGGCCGGCGACGGCATCGAAACCGGCCGTCATGCCGCTTCGCTGATCGGCGGAAGCCCCGGCGTGCTGCATGGGAACCGCACCTACCTGCTTCAGGACGAAAACGGCCAGATTATCGAAACCCATTCGGTGTCGGCGGGCCTCGATTATCCGGGCGTCGGTCCTGAGCATGCGTGGCTAAAAGAGAGCAAACGCGCGGAATATGTCGGCATCACCGACGAAGAAGCGCTCAAGGCGTTTCACGACTGCTGCCGTATCGAGGGCA harbors:
- the truA gene encoding tRNA pseudouridine(38-40) synthase TruA; its protein translation is MKRIALGVQYDGSAFCGWQSQPHGNTVQDELERALREFAQTPVQTIVAGRTDTGVHGLGQVVHFDTEIDRADVSWVRGTNSFLPKTISVQWAKPMPDEFHARFSAFERTYYYVLYVHPVRSPMLATRAGWVHTALDVDAMQAAAAHLIGEHDFSAFRSSQCQSKTPIKHLHQIDVRQHGDFVHFRFRANAFLHHMVRNLMGCLVYIGRGRRPVEWMAEVLASRDRDFAAPTFMPDGLYLAQVGYPEQFAVPAPQTGSVPWSTVWTEQAQT
- a CDS encoding phosphoribosylanthranilate isomerase, translating into MKSTENLARESNTDVEQQAVPHRTRIKLCGLSKPEDVAHAINLGADAIGLVFYPPSPRSVSIAQAVELVHDVPPFVSVVGLFVNATPDWIREVVSNVGLTLLQFHGDETAEQCESLAGVAGLPWLRALRVAADTQPADLVKSALSYSAASGLLFDTHVEGYGGGGKVFDWSLIPAGLARRAVLSGGLSAQNVSDAIHRVRPYAVDVSSGIESPGAKGVKDHARMAAFVRAVRAADAE
- the trpB gene encoding tryptophan synthase subunit beta; amino-acid sequence: MYNLPDERGHFGQFGGTFVAETLVHALDELRAAYEKYQKDPEFVAEYERELKYFVGRPSPIYHAQRWSEMLGGAQIFLKREDLNHTGAHKINNVIGQALLARRMGKPRVIAETGAGQHGVATATIAARFGMECVVYMGAEDVRRQAANVYRMKLLGATVVPVESGSRTLKDALNEAMRDWVTNVEDTFYIIGTVAGPHPYPMMVRDFQRVIGDECKVQMPELVGRQPDAVIACVGGGSNAMGIFYPYIDDASVKLIGVEAAGDGIETGRHAASLIGGSPGVLHGNRTYLLQDENGQIIETHSVSAGLDYPGVGPEHAWLKESKRAEYVGITDEEALKAFHDCCRIEGIIPALESSHALAYAAKLAPTLPKDKYLLVNLSGRGDKDMHTVAERSGIQF